The Arachis hypogaea cultivar Tifrunner chromosome 19, arahy.Tifrunner.gnm2.J5K5, whole genome shotgun sequence genome has a window encoding:
- the LOC140181872 gene encoding uncharacterized protein: MIMSYIKVPSCLILAVTPANLDLANSDALQMAGIADPDALKLVLQYCENLPKLLLRLLKSQELQLKNIIDLELLMVLFL, translated from the exons ATGATCATGTCATATATCAAAGTTCCCTCCTGTCTCATTCTAGCTGTCACACCAGCTAATTTAGATTTGGCTAATTCAGATGCTCTTCAAATGGCGGGAATTGCTGATCCGGATG CCTTGAAGCTTGTGCTGCAATATTGTGAAAATCTTCCAAAGCTGCTCCTAAG GCTGCTAAAAAGCCAAGAATTACAGCTCAAGAACATTATAGACTTGGAATTGCTGATGGTGTTATTCCT GTAA